The sequence below is a genomic window from Sesamum indicum cultivar Zhongzhi No. 13 unplaced genomic scaffold, S_indicum_v1.0 scaffold00231, whole genome shotgun sequence.
tagTCCAAACGGGATTGTACGTGGGTAATATCCCATTCCATGCATGCCCGAAACCtattattgatgataaaattgcgcATGCATTTAATCATTCATCTAGAAAGACCCTCTCGTACGTTGCACCGACATTACAGAATGGAGAGGTGATTGTCAGACCGACGTTAGATGCCATTCGTAACGGGGCTAAACGTTGGAAAGCTACCGCGGTAGgatatttttttgggaaacGTCCGTATTTCCACCATCTGAAGGAATACGCGGTGTCGGTATGGCTGTGGTTAAGAGAGGTGACTGGTACTActaatggtttctttttctttcagtttAAATCAATTGCTGCTATGGAAGATATTATTGAAGGAGGGCCGTGGCTATTCCAGAGACAACCTATTGTTCTTAAAAAATGGGAACCGGGAATGGTTTTGAGGAAACTGCAACATACGCAGGTTCCTGTTTGGATCAAACTACGCCACCTTCCGGTGGAGTTATGGACAGAAGAGGGCCTAAGTACGGTAGCCAGTGGTGTGGGTAAACCTTTATACCCGGATGcgattacgagagcatgcacgagactggacttcgctcgtgtttGCGTTATGTGGATATAACCTCGAATTTACCGaagcatattattattatgactCCACATGAGGACGGGGGAGAATCACCAtacaaaattgatgttgagTTCGAATGGTTACCCCCGAAGTGCACTAGTTGTATGACTTTGGGGCACTCCGCTAAAGAGTGTGCTCTTAACAAAACAAAGCCAGCTAAGCCACCGATCGCTATATATGTTCCAAAAGTAGGGGCACCGCGTCCAGCAGTGCATGAACGGAGTAGGAACCATCCAACAGATCACATGAGGGAGGAGCAGACAGTGACTCGTGATACTACTTCTATACCACCTCGGCTACCACCTACACTTGATCGGGAGATGCGTAGACCATCACCAACCCGAGTGGTAGAAAAGCAAAGAGAGGGCCAGGAGTCTCCTAGAGCTGACACGCGCCCAAATCGTGAGGAGAGGGGCAAGgcacttgttatatataatacttttgatgcactACACCTACTAGATGATACAGATGAGTTGTCTCGGGGTCCTAAGTCTAGCAGCCCCAAACCcgatgatccatgttgaacgcagcaatatggaatgttcgtggcctgaacaaaagagATCATCAGCTGGCAGTAAAAGACATTGTTgttgagttcaggttacattttctcggtctccttgaaactcgtgttcgtatcAATAATGTAgctcaaattaaatcatttttattaccccattggaaatggtttgtggattatggatctTCTGGTACTCGGGTATGGATCGCTTGGGATGCTAATTTCATCGATGTTGTTGTGATTGAAAGCGGTACACAATTTACGCATTGTCTTATTGATATCCATGCACTTCATGAGTCAGTTGCTATTACAGTTATTTATGGGGCTACTCAGATGGCCGACAGGAGGGAGCTATGGCGATCCCTGGAGACAATTTCCTTGCACTGCGTTGATGTACCGTGGCTGGTTcgaggggatttcaatgcagtGCGATATATTAGCGAAATATGTGGTGCATCAGGTGACATTCGAATGGCAATGGAGgagtttaatatttgtatcCAGAATGCAGGATTACTACCCTTACCCATGCAGGGcgaatggtacacatggcataaCTGCAGTGTGAGCCCACGGAATCTTTGGAAAAGACTGGATCGAATGttgattaatgatagatggatggaaCGGTTCCCAAACTCATTTTACTCTAGCCTCACCACACGCACTTCAGATCACTCACCGTTGGTGCTTTACGGGGATAGACAACAGCAGcttggaggtatgtttcgttTCGATAATTACCTCACTCTCTCACCAAATTTTATCCCCGGTGTGCAGCGTGTTTGGCAACACAACATTATTGGGGTGCCTATGTATGTGGTAACACGAAAACTCAAAGCATTGAATGCGGTTTtccgagagcaaaggaggaaaaaggggGACCTAACACACAATGTACAACTagcaaaagggtttcttgagatggcgcaAACACTTGTTAGCTCAAACAAAGGAGATGAGTTATTCTTACAGCTGGAACACTGCTGTCGGATAGTGTTCGCTAAAGCGGCCAAACTTGAACAGGTCATGCTCAGACAACGAGcgaaaatgcagtggatgaaggggggtgatcAGTGTTCCCGGgtgttttttcataagattgctcaaaggaCATCGGCGAGGagaattttagaaattacagaTGATCAAGGAGTAACCCACATGGACCCGGGAGAGGTAACCAATGAATTTGTCTCCTACTACCAAAATCTCCTAGGAGGGGAAAGACGACGAGATGTGATAGATATTCGGTTCCTACGACCTAAGGCCAGACATCTACTAAATGAGGAGGACACTAGCTCTCTATTATTGCCATTCACCCCAGCTGATGTTAAGCAGGCTGTTTTTGATATAGCTGAGGATAAAGCGCCGGGACCGGACGGTTACTCCTCGGGTTttttcaaagctgcatggccAATAGTGGGTTAGGAGGTTACTTCGGTAGTGTTGGATTTCTTTACCACTGGCCGAATTCTAAAATAGATCAATACCACATTGttggcgctcataccaaaggtacattcccCAATGTCTGTTAGTGATTTTTGTCCTATTTCCTGCTGCAATgtattgtataaaataattgccAAGCTCCTTGTCGAAAGGTTGAGTGAGGTACTGGACAAGCTTATTAGTCCGtgccaagcggcatttgtCCCCGACAGAAGCATAGGAGACAACATTatgttggcacaggaacttTTCACGGGATATAACCAGGCTCGTTCTCCTCGATGTGCCTTAAAAGTTGACATacggaaggcatatgacactGTGGAATGGGACTTCCTACTCGCTGTTCTAGAGTTATTTGGTTTTCCAACTACTTTCAAAAGTTGGATCGAGTTCTAGAGTTATTTGGTTTTCCAACTACTTTCAAAAGTTGGATCGAGGCATGTGTCACAACGCCCTCTTTTTCTGTTGGACTGAATGGGAAGCCCCATGGTTTCTTTATGGGTGCGAGAGGGCTTCGTCAAGGGGACCCTTTATCACCATACttatttgtgcttgtgatggaggtCTTACACCTGGGTTTATTACAGTTGATTGACCAGGATGAGCTCTTTTCTttccattggaaatgtgaTACAGCTCGGATTTTTCAGCTGGGGTTTGCTGACGACTTGTTGTTATTCTGtcgtgctgatatggactctattggAGTCCTTAAGACAGGATTGGACCGATTTGCCGAGTGGTCGGGCCTCAGTCTTAACATTCAGAAAAGTCACCTCATTATTTCGAGGTCAGCATAGGGTTTACGGGAGGAAATACTGACAGTACTTAGATTCTAGGAAGGACTTCTGCCAATGAGATATTTGGGACTTCCTCTATTATCCTCCAGATTATCGATTGCTGATTGTTCCTCTATTATCCTCCAGATTATCGATTGCTGATTGTCgtccattattgttgaaaattgataaacgtattTTTGGTTGGGAGGGTTTGGCACTCTCatatgctggtagagtacaaattataaaatctgtaCTGATGTCGGTGAGCTTATACTGGACTCCGGCTTTCATTTtaccaaagaaagttacatacaaaattgaaaagaggatGCGAAATTTCTTATAGAAGGGCACAACAAACAGTGGCTACGCAAATGTAGCATGGAAAGAATTATGTCGGCCGGTGGAGGAGGGAGGCCTAGGATTCAAGGACATTACCACCTTGAATCGCGCCTTAATGACCAAGAAACTTTGTGATATCATTCGATGTGATAGGACTTCTATTTGGGTTGAGTGGCTATATCAAGGCCGATTACGTGACACCTGTATATGGACGATCCAAGAACACGGAGGTTCTTGGGGTTGGAGGAAAATCTTACAACTACTGGCTTTTctccgccctatggtggactatcagatcGGTGATGGGAGATGATTTCACCTATGGCAGGACCCTTGGGATTCTCTTGGTCCTCTTATAGAGACATTTCCACAGGGGCCGAGGCTACTCAGA
It includes:
- the LOC105179887 gene encoding uncharacterized protein LOC105179887, coding for MADRRELWRSLETISLHCVDVPWLVRGDFNAVRYISEICGASGDIRMAMEEFNICIQNAGLLPLPMQGEWYTWHNCSVSPRNLWKRLDRMLINDRWMERFPNSFYSSLTTRTSDHSPLVLYGDRQQQLGGMFRFDNYLTLSPNFIPGVQRVWQHNIIGVPMYVVTRKLKALNAVFREQRRKKGDLTHNVQLAKGFLEMAQTLVSSNKGDELFLQLEHCCRIVFAKAAKLEQVMLRQRAKMQWMKGGDQCSRVFFHKIAQRTSARRILEITDDQGVTHMDPGEVTNEFVSYYQNLLGGERRRDVIDIRFLRPKARHLLNEEDTSSLLLPFTPADVKQAVFDIAEDKAPGPDGYSSGFFKAAWPIVG